A genomic segment from Pseudomonas mendocina encodes:
- a CDS encoding NorM family multidrug efflux MATE transporter yields MKNSLGHELGALLRLAGPLISAQLAHALMIFTDTLMMAMLGPEQLAGGALGATCYFIFSIFCTGVIAAVGSLVSIRHGAGDPSGVTRLLRNGLWLAMLLGVASALCLNGLGPLLPHLGQDPAAANQAMAFLRPLSLALPGYLCFMALRGFTSAIGHPGPVMAISIVGTAANFAINYALIKGWFGLPSLGLSGIGMTTALVSSAMALALALYILISPTYRGYKLRGGLGRPQRAEIRDLLRLGLPIGGTYAAEQGLFTFATLCMGALGSVQLAAHQIAIQTVALAFIVPQGLSYAVTFRVGLHYGANRLHLSRLAGHLGMCLGAALMLMFALLFWLLPEWIIGLFLDRHDPAFADIVTLAVSLLAIAAWFELFDGLQSIAMGAIRGLNDGRTTLVIGLTGYWCIGAPLAWLLAFPLGWGAHGVWWGLAAGLAATATGLVLGFQWKIARLQRPKGLEGDICLS; encoded by the coding sequence ATGAAGAATTCCCTTGGCCATGAGCTGGGTGCACTGCTGCGCCTGGCCGGCCCGCTGATCTCCGCGCAGTTGGCCCACGCGCTGATGATTTTTACCGACACGCTGATGATGGCCATGCTCGGCCCGGAGCAGTTGGCCGGGGGCGCGCTGGGTGCCACCTGCTATTTCATCTTCTCGATCTTCTGCACCGGCGTGATCGCCGCGGTAGGCAGCCTGGTCTCGATTCGTCATGGTGCCGGTGACCCGAGCGGCGTCACCCGTCTGCTGCGCAACGGACTTTGGCTGGCCATGCTGCTGGGCGTTGCCAGTGCACTGTGCCTCAATGGGCTGGGCCCGTTGCTACCGCATCTGGGCCAGGACCCTGCAGCGGCCAACCAGGCCATGGCCTTCCTGCGCCCGCTGTCACTGGCCCTGCCCGGCTACCTGTGTTTCATGGCCCTGCGCGGCTTCACCAGCGCCATCGGCCATCCTGGCCCGGTGATGGCCATCAGCATCGTCGGTACGGCCGCCAACTTCGCCATCAACTATGCGCTGATCAAGGGTTGGTTCGGCCTGCCGAGCCTCGGTCTGAGCGGTATCGGCATGACCACCGCGCTGGTCAGCAGCGCCATGGCACTGGCTCTGGCGCTGTATATCCTGATCTCACCAACTTACCGAGGGTACAAGCTAAGAGGCGGCCTGGGTCGCCCGCAGCGGGCCGAGATACGCGATCTGCTGCGCCTCGGTTTGCCGATTGGCGGCACCTACGCCGCCGAGCAAGGCCTGTTCACCTTCGCCACGCTGTGCATGGGTGCATTGGGCAGCGTGCAACTGGCAGCCCATCAGATCGCCATACAGACAGTTGCCCTGGCGTTCATCGTGCCGCAGGGCCTGTCCTATGCGGTGACCTTTCGCGTTGGCCTGCACTACGGCGCCAACCGCCTGCATCTGTCACGCCTGGCAGGGCATCTGGGCATGTGCCTCGGCGCGGCACTGATGCTGATGTTCGCTCTGCTGTTCTGGCTGCTGCCGGAGTGGATCATCGGCCTGTTCCTAGACCGGCATGATCCGGCGTTCGCCGATATCGTCACCCTGGCGGTGAGCCTGCTGGCGATCGCCGCCTGGTTCGAGCTGTTCGACGGCCTGCAGAGCATCGCCATGGGTGCGATCCGGGGGCTCAACGACGGTCGTACCACTCTGGTGATCGGCCTGACCGGCTACTGGTGCATCGGCGCGCCGCTGGCCTGGCTACTGGCCTTCCCGCTGGGCTGGGGCGCCCATGGCGTCTGGTGGGGTCTGGCTGCAGGCCTGGCGGCGACGGCTACCGGCCTGGTGCTGGGTTTCCAATGGAAGATCGCGCGCCTGCAACGGCCGAAAGGTCTCGAAGGCGACATCTGCCTGTCGTAA
- a CDS encoding LysR substrate-binding domain-containing protein, producing the protein MTRRLPPLYALRAFEAAARHASFTRAAEELAITQSAVSRHIRTLEDYFACRLFERRGRSLQLTDPGRALLPGLSDGFDALERASAALRIDDQVLRLKAPSTLTMRWLLARLSHFRLANADSEVQLTSAWMDVDKVDFRHEPFDCAVLLSDGQFPDEWESVLLFEEWLTPVCAAADTVAGPWTLARLQAAEQLHPTPDRRDWRRWLQATGLGEQVPLKTGQLFDMLELGIVAAARGYGVSIGDLLMVAEDVNAGRLGLPWPTAVFSGDSYYLVWPRGHRAQARLQRLRDYLLAEVAAMQLPQVERLL; encoded by the coding sequence ATGACCCGCCGCCTTCCTCCGCTGTACGCACTGCGTGCCTTCGAGGCTGCCGCCCGCCATGCCTCATTCACCCGGGCTGCCGAGGAGCTGGCTATTACGCAGAGTGCGGTAAGTCGGCATATCCGCACGCTGGAGGATTACTTTGCCTGCCGCCTGTTCGAGCGCCGCGGCCGCAGCCTGCAACTGACCGACCCAGGTCGCGCCTTGCTGCCGGGGTTGAGCGATGGCTTCGATGCACTGGAGCGAGCCAGCGCCGCGTTGCGCATCGACGATCAGGTGCTGCGCCTGAAGGCGCCCTCCACCCTGACCATGCGTTGGCTGCTGGCCCGTCTGTCGCACTTTCGCCTGGCCAACGCGGATAGCGAAGTGCAACTCACCAGCGCGTGGATGGATGTGGACAAGGTCGATTTTCGCCACGAGCCATTCGACTGCGCAGTCCTTCTTTCCGACGGCCAGTTTCCTGACGAGTGGGAAAGCGTGCTGCTGTTCGAGGAATGGCTGACCCCGGTGTGCGCGGCCGCTGATACGGTGGCCGGCCCGTGGACGCTGGCACGTCTGCAGGCTGCCGAACAGCTGCATCCGACGCCGGATAGGCGCGACTGGCGGCGCTGGTTGCAGGCCACCGGCCTGGGGGAGCAGGTGCCACTGAAGACCGGTCAGCTGTTCGACATGCTCGAACTGGGTATCGTCGCGGCTGCGCGGGGATATGGCGTGTCCATCGGCGACCTGCTGATGGTGGCCGAGGACGTAAACGCTGGTCGACTCGGTCTACCCTGGCCAACGGCGGTATTCAGTGGTGACAGCTACTATCTGGTATGGCCGCGTGGCCATCGCGCCCAGGCGCGTCTGCAGCGGTTGCGCGATTACCTGTTGGCAGAAGTGGCGGCGATGCAGCTCCCGCAGGTGGAGCGTTTGCTGTGA
- a CDS encoding methyl-accepting chemotaxis protein, translating to MTPPRSRIALQLAVALALVLVLLISISTLFALRSLNSANLVTRAEHLGSEARLLADQLDTFHGSLRDSTQRLAGLFEQRFSSGLQVRDDERITVGSLQPPALYWGATRLNNDFSEVDDFTRMTAGVATVFVRHGEEFVRITTSLTKQDGTRALGTVLDHQHPAYQRLLSGQNYVGRALLFDRYYMTQYTPVRDSGGRVIAVLFVGFDYTDAQNLQMRNLTDFRIGSTGSLALLDEQGKWLVPPAGAVTMSTLPEALAELIANPGKGGFWSDGRDEFYSVAMPFAGGPWTVLASMPREEIQAVTWRVGTQLAIGSALTLLLAVIAVVWLLRRKLRPLGDLVQQAQALGAGHLGARMAPSSDDEIGELARSFNRMGEALASMVAGIRSAAQDVSARSQAMSTLSRDAYQGIDQQSGEITSMAGAVEEFSATSQNIADNMRSTERLASDNAQQTRIGRTSMDQASEALVQIAEALEQTSTVINSLGQRSQEIGGIVSVITSIADQTNLLALNAAIEAARAGEQGRGFAVVADEVRNLAGRTREATNEISTMIGSIQSETSSAIVTMEQGRQLMQDGLERNAKVAAALAQISEQSEAAGEQFTAITTATSEQSSTATVLSANLQSIAQANGEQREVVANLADTARELDRLAAQLRQEVERFR from the coding sequence ATGACCCCTCCCCGTTCCCGCATCGCTTTGCAACTGGCAGTTGCCTTGGCGCTGGTGCTGGTATTGCTGATCAGCATCAGCACCCTGTTCGCCCTGCGTTCGCTGAACAGCGCCAACCTGGTGACCCGCGCCGAGCATCTGGGCAGCGAAGCGCGCCTGCTGGCTGACCAACTGGACACCTTCCACGGCAGCCTGCGCGACAGTACGCAGCGCCTGGCTGGGCTGTTCGAGCAGCGCTTCAGTAGCGGCCTGCAGGTGCGCGACGATGAGCGCATTACCGTCGGCAGCCTGCAGCCCCCGGCGCTCTACTGGGGGGCGACGCGACTCAACAACGACTTCAGTGAAGTCGACGACTTCACCCGCATGACTGCTGGCGTCGCTACCGTGTTCGTACGCCACGGTGAGGAGTTCGTGCGCATCACCACGTCGCTGACCAAGCAGGACGGTACGCGCGCGCTCGGTACTGTGCTGGACCACCAGCACCCGGCCTACCAGCGCTTGCTGTCCGGCCAGAACTACGTCGGTCGCGCGCTACTGTTCGACCGCTACTACATGACCCAGTACACCCCGGTACGCGATTCTGGCGGGAGAGTGATCGCGGTGCTGTTCGTCGGCTTCGACTACACCGACGCGCAGAACCTGCAGATGCGTAACCTCACGGATTTCCGTATCGGCAGCACGGGCTCGCTGGCCTTGCTCGACGAACAGGGCAAGTGGCTCGTGCCCCCGGCTGGTGCAGTGACCATGAGCACGCTGCCCGAAGCGCTCGCCGAGCTGATTGCCAACCCAGGCAAGGGTGGTTTCTGGAGCGATGGGCGCGACGAGTTCTACAGCGTCGCCATGCCATTTGCCGGCGGCCCCTGGACGGTGCTGGCAAGCATGCCGCGTGAAGAAATCCAGGCTGTCACCTGGCGGGTCGGTACCCAGTTGGCCATCGGCAGCGCGCTGACCCTGCTGCTGGCGGTGATCGCCGTGGTCTGGCTGCTACGGCGCAAGCTGCGCCCGCTGGGTGATCTGGTGCAGCAGGCGCAGGCGTTGGGCGCCGGTCATCTCGGTGCGCGCATGGCGCCGTCCAGTGACGACGAAATCGGCGAGCTTGCCCGCAGTTTCAATCGCATGGGTGAGGCTCTGGCGAGCATGGTGGCGGGTATTCGCAGCGCTGCTCAGGATGTCAGCGCCCGCTCTCAGGCGATGTCGACGCTGTCGCGTGATGCCTATCAGGGTATTGATCAGCAGTCCGGCGAGATCACCAGCATGGCCGGTGCGGTGGAGGAGTTCAGCGCCACCTCGCAGAACATCGCCGACAACATGCGCAGCACCGAGCGCCTGGCCAGTGACAACGCCCAGCAGACCCGTATCGGTCGCACCTCGATGGATCAGGCCTCAGAGGCGCTGGTGCAGATTGCCGAGGCGCTGGAGCAGACCTCGACCGTGATCAACAGCCTGGGCCAGCGCTCGCAGGAAATCGGCGGCATCGTCAGTGTGATTACCTCGATTGCCGATCAGACCAACCTGCTGGCGCTCAATGCAGCCATCGAAGCGGCGCGCGCCGGTGAGCAGGGCCGCGGTTTCGCCGTGGTCGCTGACGAGGTGCGCAACCTTGCCGGACGTACCCGCGAGGCGACCAACGAAATCTCGACGATGATCGGCAGCATCCAGAGTGAGACCAGCAGCGCCATTGTCACCATGGAGCAGGGCCGCCAACTGATGCAGGACGGCCTGGAACGCAACGCCAAGGTAGCTGCGGCGCTGGCGCAGATCAGTGAGCAGAGCGAGGCAGCGGGCGAACAGTTCACTGCGATCACCACTGCCACCAGTGAGCAGAGCAGCACCGCCACCGTACTTAGTGCCAACCTGCAGAGCATCGCCCAGGCCAACGGCGAGCAGCGTGAGGTGGTTGCCAACCTGGCCGACACAGCCCGCGAGCTGGATCGCCTTGCCGCTCAGTTGCGTCAGGAGGTTGAGCGCTTCCGCTGA
- a CDS encoding YifB family Mg chelatase-like AAA ATPase, giving the protein MSLAIVHSRAQVGVEAPAVTVEAHLANGLPSLTLVGLPETAVKESKDRVRSAILNAAFEFPSKRITLNLAPADLPKDGGRFDLAIALGILAASGQVPAGSLDEYECLGELALSGAVRPVQGVLPAALAAREAGRTLLVPQANAEEASLASGLKVIAVEHLLQIAAHLNGSAPLEPYAAQGLLRQSLPYPDLAEVQGQLAAKRALLVAAAGSHNLLLSGPPGTGKTLLASRLPGLLPPLDESEALQVAAIHSVASHTPLQHWPQRPFRTPHHSASGPALVGGGSRPQPGEITLAHQGVLFLDELPEFDRKVLEVLREPLESGHIVIARARDKVRFPARFQLVAAMNPCPCGYLGDPSNRCRCTPEQIQRYRAKLSGPLLDRIDLHLTVARESTALEMPLQEGESTAQAAAKVANARQRQVRRQGVANAFLDLPGLRQHCALSDADRQWLENACERLGLSLRAAHRVLKVARTLADLAERQSIGREHLAEALQYRPAAG; this is encoded by the coding sequence ATGTCCCTGGCCATCGTCCATAGCCGCGCCCAGGTAGGCGTAGAAGCACCGGCCGTCACTGTCGAAGCGCACCTGGCCAACGGCCTGCCCTCGCTGACGCTGGTGGGCCTGCCGGAGACCGCGGTCAAGGAAAGCAAGGACCGCGTGCGCAGCGCCATCCTCAACGCAGCCTTCGAGTTTCCGAGCAAGCGCATTACCTTGAATCTGGCGCCGGCAGACCTGCCGAAGGACGGCGGTCGCTTCGATCTCGCCATTGCCTTGGGCATTCTCGCTGCCAGCGGCCAGGTGCCGGCAGGGTCGCTCGACGAATACGAATGCCTGGGCGAGCTGGCGCTGTCCGGCGCGGTACGTCCGGTACAGGGCGTATTACCGGCCGCCTTGGCAGCGCGCGAAGCCGGGCGCACCCTGTTGGTGCCGCAAGCCAATGCCGAGGAAGCCAGCCTCGCTTCGGGGCTGAAAGTCATCGCCGTCGAACATCTGTTGCAGATCGCGGCACACCTCAACGGCAGCGCGCCACTCGAGCCCTATGCCGCACAGGGACTGCTCAGACAGAGCCTGCCTTACCCGGACCTGGCCGAAGTCCAGGGCCAACTGGCGGCCAAACGTGCGCTGCTGGTGGCTGCCGCCGGCTCGCACAATTTGCTGCTCAGTGGTCCGCCCGGCACCGGCAAGACACTGCTGGCCAGCCGCCTGCCCGGGCTGCTGCCACCGCTGGATGAAAGCGAGGCGCTGCAGGTGGCCGCCATCCATTCGGTGGCCAGCCATACGCCATTGCAGCATTGGCCGCAGAGGCCCTTTCGCACACCACACCATAGCGCTTCGGGGCCAGCGCTGGTCGGCGGCGGCAGTCGCCCGCAGCCTGGCGAAATCACGCTAGCGCACCAGGGCGTGCTGTTCCTGGACGAACTGCCGGAGTTCGACAGAAAGGTGCTGGAGGTGCTGCGCGAACCGCTGGAGAGTGGCCATATCGTCATTGCCCGGGCGCGCGACAAGGTACGTTTTCCCGCCCGCTTTCAGCTCGTTGCCGCCATGAATCCCTGCCCTTGCGGCTATCTGGGCGACCCGAGCAACCGCTGCCGCTGCACACCGGAGCAGATCCAGCGCTACCGCGCCAAGCTGTCCGGGCCGCTGCTCGATCGTATCGACCTGCACCTGACGGTGGCCCGCGAAAGCACAGCCCTGGAGATGCCCCTGCAAGAAGGTGAAAGCACCGCTCAGGCTGCGGCCAAGGTGGCCAACGCTCGTCAACGCCAGGTGCGGCGCCAGGGCGTGGCCAATGCCTTTCTCGACCTGCCTGGCCTGCGCCAGCACTGCGCGCTGAGCGACGCGGATCGCCAATGGCTGGAGAACGCCTGCGAGCGCCTCGGCCTGTCCCTACGCGCAGCGCATCGAGTCCTCAAGGTCGCACGCACCCTTGCCGACCTCGCGGAGCGGCAGTCGATCGGCCGCGAGCACCTGGCCGAAGCACTGCAGTATCGCCCCGCCGCAGGCTGA
- a CDS encoding accessory factor UbiK family protein, translating into MLPPKALLDTLSSHASRLFGGDSPLPRAELEAQFKALLQSGFSKLELVSREEFDSQMVVLARTRARLEALEAKVAELEAKLTAAD; encoded by the coding sequence ATGCTGCCGCCCAAAGCCCTGCTCGACACCCTCAGTAGCCACGCCTCACGCCTGTTCGGCGGTGATAGCCCGTTGCCGCGCGCCGAGCTGGAGGCCCAGTTCAAAGCCCTGCTGCAAAGTGGTTTCAGCAAGCTGGAACTGGTCAGCCGTGAAGAGTTCGACAGCCAGATGGTGGTTCTCGCCCGTACCCGCGCTCGCCTCGAAGCATTGGAAGCCAAGGTCGCGGAGCTGGAAGCCAAGCTCACTGCCGCAGACTAA
- the glnK gene encoding P-II family nitrogen regulator, producing the protein MKLVTAIIKPFKLDDVRESLSEIGVQGITVTEVKGFGRQKGHTELYRGAEYVVDFLPKVKIDVAIADDQLDRVIEAITKAANTGKIGDGKIFVVNLEQAIRIRTGETDTDAI; encoded by the coding sequence ATGAAGCTAGTCACTGCCATCATCAAGCCGTTCAAGCTCGACGACGTGCGCGAGTCGCTGTCGGAGATCGGCGTGCAGGGCATTACCGTCACCGAGGTCAAGGGCTTCGGCCGTCAGAAAGGCCATACCGAGCTGTATCGCGGTGCCGAGTACGTAGTCGACTTCCTGCCCAAGGTGAAGATCGACGTGGCCATCGCTGACGATCAGCTGGATCGCGTGATCGAGGCCATCACCAAGGCTGCCAACACCGGCAAGATCGGTGACGGCAAGATTTTCGTAGTCAACCTGGAACAGGCGATTCGTATCCGTACCGGCGAAACCGATACCGACGCGATCTAA
- a CDS encoding ammonium transporter — protein sequence MDNTALTALQYGFDTFYFLICGALVMWMAAGFAMLESGLVRAKNTTEILTKNVALYAVASVMYLVIGYHIMYSSPEGGILPSLGFLIGDENTVESVLAGGDDAPYYSARSDFFFQVVFAATCMSIVSGAVAERMKLWAFLAFAVVMTGFIYPVQGFWKWGSGFLNEAGFLDFAGSGVVHMAGASAALAGVLLLGARKGKYGANGQVNAIPGANLPLATLGTFILWMGWFGFNGGSQLKMSTIEDANAVAQVFTNTNMAAAGGLIAALVVARILFGKADLTMALNGALAGLVAITAEPLTPSALQATLIGSVGGVLVVFAILGLDKLKIDDPVGAISVHGVVGIWGLLAVCLTNGDASLGAQLLGIVSIFAWVFIASLIVWSIIKAVIGLRVSEEEEYEGVDIAECGMEAYPEFTGKK from the coding sequence ATGGATAACACAGCATTGACTGCATTGCAGTACGGCTTCGATACCTTCTACTTTCTGATCTGTGGTGCCCTGGTGATGTGGATGGCAGCGGGCTTCGCCATGCTCGAGTCCGGCCTGGTGCGTGCCAAGAACACCACCGAGATCCTGACCAAGAACGTGGCCCTGTACGCCGTTGCCAGCGTCATGTACCTGGTGATCGGCTACCACATCATGTACTCCAGCCCGGAAGGCGGCATCCTGCCGAGCCTGGGTTTCCTGATCGGTGACGAGAACACCGTCGAGTCCGTTCTGGCCGGTGGCGACGATGCCCCCTACTACTCGGCGCGTTCGGACTTCTTCTTCCAGGTGGTGTTCGCCGCAACCTGCATGTCGATCGTGTCCGGTGCAGTGGCTGAGCGCATGAAGCTGTGGGCCTTCCTGGCCTTCGCGGTGGTCATGACCGGTTTCATCTACCCGGTTCAGGGCTTCTGGAAATGGGGCTCGGGCTTCCTCAACGAAGCAGGCTTCCTCGACTTCGCCGGTTCGGGCGTAGTGCACATGGCAGGTGCTTCCGCCGCTCTGGCTGGTGTGCTGCTGCTGGGCGCTCGTAAGGGCAAGTACGGTGCCAATGGCCAGGTCAATGCCATTCCCGGTGCCAACCTGCCGCTGGCCACGCTCGGTACCTTCATCCTGTGGATGGGTTGGTTCGGCTTCAACGGTGGCTCGCAGCTGAAGATGAGCACCATCGAAGACGCCAACGCCGTCGCTCAGGTGTTCACCAACACCAACATGGCCGCTGCCGGTGGCCTGATCGCCGCGCTGGTCGTGGCTCGCATCCTGTTCGGCAAGGCCGACCTGACCATGGCGCTCAACGGTGCCCTGGCCGGCCTCGTGGCCATCACCGCCGAGCCGCTGACCCCGAGCGCGCTGCAGGCCACCCTGATCGGTAGTGTCGGCGGTGTGCTGGTGGTGTTCGCCATCCTGGGTCTGGACAAGCTGAAGATCGACGACCCGGTCGGTGCCATCTCCGTACACGGCGTGGTCGGTATCTGGGGCCTGCTGGCTGTCTGCCTGACCAACGGTGACGCTTCGCTGGGTGCTCAGCTGCTGGGTATCGTCAGCATCTTCGCCTGGGTCTTCATCGCCAGCCTGATCGTATGGAGCATCATCAAGGCAGTGATCGGCCTGCGCGTAAGCGAGGAAGAGGAATACGAGGGTGTGGATATCGCCGAGTGCGGTATGGAAGCCTACCCGGAGTTCACCGGCAAGAAGTAA
- a CDS encoding secondary thiamine-phosphate synthase enzyme YjbQ has product MWQQRIISLRPRERGFHLVTEEVLAKLPELAQIRIGLLHLWLQHTSASLTVNENADPAVRRDFERFFNRLVPQGEAGYEHDYEGPDDLPAHFKGSLLGFQLQLPIQQGQLALGTWQGIYLGEHRDHGGARQVVATLHGEVI; this is encoded by the coding sequence ATGTGGCAGCAACGCATCATAAGCCTGCGCCCGCGCGAACGAGGTTTTCATCTGGTGACCGAAGAGGTGCTGGCTAAATTGCCGGAACTGGCGCAGATCCGTATTGGTCTGTTGCATCTGTGGCTGCAGCACACCTCGGCATCGTTGACGGTGAACGAGAACGCCGACCCCGCGGTACGCCGCGATTTCGAGCGCTTTTTCAACCGTCTAGTGCCACAGGGTGAGGCGGGCTACGAACACGATTACGAAGGGCCGGATGATTTGCCGGCGCACTTCAAGGGCAGTTTGCTGGGCTTTCAGCTGCAGCTGCCGATACAGCAGGGACAGCTGGCGCTTGGGACCTGGCAGGGCATCTACCTAGGCGAGCACCGCGATCATGGCGGCGCTCGGCAAGTGGTGGCGACCCTGCACGGCGAGGTGATTTGA
- the sutA gene encoding transcriptional regulator SutA translates to MSDEDLEQDDLEGADEDDGEELAAADDGDSSDDEGDGEVVASGKKSKAKAVEVDEMPSIEAKQKERDALARAMEEFLARGGKVQEVEPNVVADPPKKPDSKYGSRPI, encoded by the coding sequence ATGAGCGACGAAGACCTGGAACAAGATGATCTGGAAGGGGCCGACGAGGACGATGGCGAGGAGCTGGCTGCCGCCGATGACGGCGACAGCAGCGATGACGAAGGCGACGGCGAGGTCGTAGCCAGCGGCAAGAAGAGCAAGGCCAAAGCCGTCGAAGTCGACGAGATGCCCAGCATCGAAGCCAAGCAGAAGGAACGCGATGCCCTGGCCCGTGCCATGGAAGAGTTCCTCGCCCGTGGCGGCAAGGTGCAGGAGGTGGAGCCCAACGTGGTCGCCGACCCACCCAAGAAGCCCGACAGCAAATACGGCAGCCGCCCCATCTGA
- a CDS encoding HAD family hydrolase, producing the protein MSIELITFDLDDTLWDVTPVMQDAEAALRNWLALHAPRLGAVPVEHLWAVRSRLLEAEPMLKHRLSELRRRILFHALEDAGYPHSEAQTLAEAGFQVFLSARHQVALFAEVHPTLEALAERFMLGVITNGNADVRRLGLSEYFRFALCAEELGIGKPDPKPFREALSRAGGVAAERAVHIGDHPSDDIAGAQAAGMRAIWFNPQGRLWEGETTPDAQIASLAELPALLGSWTR; encoded by the coding sequence ATGAGCATTGAACTGATCACCTTCGACCTCGACGACACGCTTTGGGACGTCACGCCGGTCATGCAGGACGCCGAAGCAGCCCTGCGCAACTGGCTCGCCCTGCACGCGCCGCGTCTGGGTGCGGTACCGGTCGAACACCTCTGGGCCGTGCGCAGCCGCCTGCTCGAAGCCGAACCGATGCTCAAACATCGCCTCAGCGAACTACGCCGGCGCATTCTGTTTCACGCCCTGGAAGACGCCGGCTACCCGCACAGCGAGGCGCAGACGCTGGCCGAGGCCGGATTCCAGGTATTTCTCAGCGCCCGCCATCAGGTCGCGCTGTTCGCCGAGGTACACCCGACGCTGGAGGCGCTGGCCGAACGGTTCATGCTCGGCGTGATCACCAACGGCAATGCCGATGTACGGCGCCTGGGCCTGTCGGAATACTTCCGCTTCGCCCTGTGCGCCGAAGAATTGGGCATCGGCAAGCCTGACCCGAAGCCCTTCCGTGAAGCCTTGAGCCGCGCAGGCGGCGTAGCAGCAGAGCGCGCCGTGCATATCGGCGATCATCCCAGCGACGATATCGCCGGCGCTCAGGCGGCCGGCATGCGGGCGATCTGGTTCAACCCGCAAGGTCGACTCTGGGAGGGCGAAACCACGCCGGATGCGCAGATCGCCAGCCTGGCCGAACTACCGGCATTGCTGGGTAGCTGGACGCGCTGA
- the xerC gene encoding tyrosine recombinase XerC, producing MHDRLDAYLEHLRRERQVSVHTLDGYRRDLGKVLAFCEAEGLSDWAELDTRNLRRLVARLHQQGLSSRSLARLLSATRGLYQYLLREGLCRHDPATGLSPPKRERRLPRTLDADRSAQLLDGAVEDDFIARRDQAMLELFYSSGLRLSELVGLDLDGLDLPAGLVRVRGKGNKVRELPVGSLARQALEQWLPLRKLANPSDGAVFISQQGRRLGPRAVQLRVRQAGVRELGQHLHPHMLRHSFASHMLESSQDLRAVQELLGHADIATTQIYTHLDFQHLANVYDQAHPRAKRKGGSE from the coding sequence ATGCACGATCGACTCGACGCCTACCTCGAACACCTGCGCCGCGAGCGCCAGGTGTCGGTGCATACCCTCGACGGCTATCGCCGTGACCTCGGCAAGGTGCTGGCATTCTGCGAAGCCGAAGGCCTGAGCGACTGGGCCGAGCTGGATACCCGCAACCTGCGCCGCCTGGTCGCCCGCCTGCATCAGCAAGGCCTGTCCAGCCGCAGCCTGGCACGTCTGCTCTCGGCCACCCGCGGCCTCTATCAATATCTGTTGCGTGAAGGCCTGTGCCGCCACGACCCGGCCACCGGCCTCAGCCCTCCGAAACGCGAACGCCGCCTGCCGCGCACGCTGGACGCCGACCGCAGCGCACAACTGCTCGATGGCGCGGTGGAGGACGACTTCATCGCCCGCCGCGACCAGGCCATGCTCGAATTGTTCTATTCCTCGGGGCTGCGCCTGTCCGAGCTGGTTGGCCTTGATCTCGACGGCCTGGACCTGCCAGCCGGTCTGGTGCGCGTACGTGGCAAAGGCAACAAAGTGCGCGAACTGCCGGTCGGAAGCCTGGCACGCCAGGCGCTGGAGCAGTGGCTGCCCCTTCGCAAGCTGGCCAACCCGAGCGATGGCGCGGTGTTCATCAGCCAGCAGGGCCGCCGCCTCGGGCCGCGTGCGGTGCAGCTGCGCGTGCGTCAGGCCGGCGTACGCGAGCTCGGCCAGCATCTGCATCCGCACATGCTGCGCCACAGCTTCGCCAGCCATATGCTGGAGTCCTCGCAGGATCTGCGCGCCGTACAAGAGTTGCTCGGACACGCCGATATCGCCACCACGCAGATCTACACCCACCTGGATTTCCAGCACCTGGCCAATGTCTATGACCAGGCCCACCCCAGGGCCAAACGCAAAGGCGGTTCCGAATGA